CGTGAGCACGGTGGTGGCCGCGCCCGTGCCGGTACCCGCGCCCGCGCCCGCCGCGGGGTCGGACTCCTGGATCGGCGCGCTGCAGGAGATCCAGCGCCAGACCAGCGAGGCCCACGCCGCGTACCAGCACGCCTTGGCCGACGGACACGCCGCCTACCTGCGTACCAGCGAGGCGACGCTGTCCGGCATGATCGCAGCCCTCGACGGCGCGGTCCGCGTCCCGGTGAGCTCCCGCCCCCTGCTGCCGACGCTCGCCCCGCCGTCCGCGCCGTCCCTGCCCGCGGCGCGCGTGCTCCCACGGCAGCCGTCGCCCCCTGCGCCGGCCCCGCAGCCGATCGCCCCGCCTCCGCCGCGTCCGGCCCCGGCTCCGGCACCCTCGCCCGCGCCGGTGATCCCGGCCGCGCCGAGCGGGCCCGACCTCGAGGGCGTCGTCATCTCCATCATCGCCGACCTCACCGGCTACCCGGCCGACATCCTGCAGCCCGACATGGAGCTCGGCCACGACCTCGGCATCGACTCGATCAAGCGCGTCCAGATCCTCGCCCGGATGCGCGAGCGGGTGCCCGACCTGCCGAACATCGATCCGGCCCAGCTGGCCGGCATCGCCACGATCGGCGAGACCATCACCTTCCTGCGGCGGCACGGCTCCGACCGCGAGCCGAGCCAGTCCGCCGATGCGGAGGGCGAACCGAATCAGTAGTCGAATTCACCCTGTGCCGCTTCGTCCCCGCACTGCTGCCGAAGCCGGCTTCCGGACTCGCGCTGCCGGGTCTTTTCCGCGGCACAGTGGCCGTTTCCGACGACGGGCTCGGCATCGCGGCGGACGTCATCGCGCTGCTCAACGAAGCCGGCGCGAGCGCGGTCGATGCCGAGGAGGTGGCGAGCGATGTCAGCGCGACCATCTTCCTCGGCGGCCTGCGACCGGCCGCGAATGACGTCGCTATCGCCCGGGAGGCCTTCCACACCGCGCAGACCGTCGCCGGCCGCGGCGCGTTCGTCACCGTCGGCCGCCTCGGCCGAGGCGGACTGGGCGGGCTGGCCCGCACCTGCGCGCGGGAGTGGCCGGACGTCGCGGTGAAGTCCATCGAGCTCGATCGTTCCGGCCCTGATACAGATGGCGTCGCTGCCGCCATCGTCGCCGAACTGCTGGCCGGTGACGCCGAACCGGACGTGGTCCTGAGGATCGGAGGTGCCCGGGCCGTCTGGACCATGTGCCCAGCGCCCGACATCGAGGCGTCCGGCGACGTGCTCGGTCCGGAATCCGTGGTCGTCATCACCGGCGGCGCGCGCGGCGTCACTGCGGCCTGCGCTCGCGCTCTGGCTCGCGCGTTCCGGCCGCGAATCGCCCTGATCGGGCGTACACCGCTGGTCGACGATCCTCCCGAACTGCGCGAGGCGGCGACGGAGACGGACATCCGCTCGGCCCTCGTCACGCAGGCGGTGCGCGCTGGGGATCGTCCACGTCCCGCCGCCATCGAAACGGAGCTTCGGCGCGTGCTCGCCGTGCGCGAGATCCGCGCGACACTAGCCGACATCGAGGCGGCCGGCTCGTCTGTGCGCTACCTGCGCGCTGACGTCGGCGATATCGAGTCGCTGCGCGGCGCGCTGGAGGAAGTGCGTGCCGAGTGGGGGCCGATCACGGGAATCGTGCACGGCGCAGGCGTGCTGGCGGACCGGCTCGTCGTCGACAAGACGGACGAGCAGTTCGACCGGGTGCTGCGGGCCAAGGCGCAGGGCCTTGAGAACCTGCTCGAACTCGTCGATGGGGCCGATAAGCCTGCGCTGGTTTGCGTCTTCTCGTCAGTGGCGGTCTCGGCGGGCAACTCCGGGCAGTGCGACTACGCGGCCGCCAATGAGATCGCTGAGCGACTGGCGGAACAGTGGCGGCTGCGCCACCCGGCGTGCCTGGTCAAGGCGATCGCGTGGGGTCCGTGGAGTGGCGGCATGGTGAGCCAGGAGCTGGCCGAGGTGTTCGCCGAGCGGAATGTGCCGCTGATCCCGCTCGCGGCCGGTGCGGAGGCGTTCGTCGCAGAACTCGGCGACGCGCGGGAAGTGCGCTGCCTGATCACGGCCGGGGACGGGTTTGGCGCACCACCATCTCGGGGCGGTGAGGTCGCGGTCAGCGAGGTCGCGCAGGTCTGGCTTGCGGATCACCGAATCGGCGATCGCGCGGTCGTGCCGCTCGCAGTGGTCTGCGACTGGATGCTGCGCCTTGTCGACGAGCCGGGGCCCGGCACCCTCCGCGACGTCGACGTGCGACGCGGCATCACGGCTCCAGCCGTTGTCACCATCCGTCGCGAAGGTACCGAGTTCACCGTGGATACGGCTGACCGGCCCGCCTGCTACCGGGGTCGGTTTGGTGGAGCAGATGAGAATCCCTTCGGGGATTGGTCGGAGGCGCAACTGGCGTTGCCGGCGCTCGAAGACGGCGCGATCGAAGACATCTACGACGGCGAGACGCTGTTCCAGGGTACGAGTCTTCGAACCCTTGCTGAGGTGCACGGCCTCGGCCCGGCCGGGGCTGCCGGCTCGGTTGTCGGTGCCACGGACATGGGGTGGCCGGAAGAACCCTGGCGGATGGATCCGGCGGCGCTCGACGGAGCGATCCAACTCGCGGTGCTTTGGGCGAAGTCGCAGATAGGCGCTGCGACGCTGCCGATGTCGCTCCGCGCCGGGCGCTTCCACGCCTCCGGGCCGTTGTCGGGGCCACTGCGCTGCCTCGTGCGAGCCGTGCGTGTCGGCGCGCAGAACGCGGTCTGCGACGTGCGGCTCGCTCGCCCCGCCGGCGGTCCCTCCGTAGCAGAACTCTGCGGTCTCGAACTGGTCGCGCGTCCGCGTCCGGCCTGAACACAGGAGCCAGCTTTGCGGTTTGTGCCCATCGCGATCGTCGGTCGCGGCTGCGTTCTGCCCGGTGCCGAGAGCCCGTCGGCGCTTTGGGATCTCGTCGCGTCCGGCGGGTGCGCGCTGACGCATCTGGCCGACGGCCGGTGGCGCATGCCGCTCGACGCCGTGGTGCCGCGACACGCGCCGCACGACATCGGCGGATACGTGGCCTCTCCCGGAGACGCGGAGCAGTGGACTCTCGAAGCTGCCACGCAGGCACTGGACGAGGCGGGTCCTGATCGGCCCGAGCCGGGCAGATCAGGCCTCGCACTCGGGTGGCTCACGCTGCCCGGAGAGGCCGGCGTTCCCGGTGCATCACCGGCGAGCAACTGCGCGCAGGCACTCGGTTTCGGCGCGGGCTCGATTGCTCTCGACGCTGCCTGCGCCTCGTCGCTCTACGCGCTGAAGATCGCCTGCGACCGCTTGCACGACGGCGCGGCGGACCTGATGCTGGCGGGCGGAGTGAGCGCCGCCGACCCGCTGCTCATCCAAGCCGGGTTCACCGCGCTCTCCGCCCTCAGCCCCACCGGCCGGTCACGTCCGCTGCATCGTGATGCGGACGGCCTCGTCCCGGCTGAAGGAGCCGCACTCGTTGCGTTGATGCGCCTGGCCGACGCCCAGGCGCGTGGCATTCCGGTCCTCGGCATCGTCCGAGGCGTCGGTCTGAGCAACGACGGCCGGTCCGAGGGCGGCCTGCTCGTGCCCTCCGAGGCGGGCCAGAAGCGCGCGATGTATGCCGCGTACGCGGCTGCCGGTGTGGCGCCGGAGAGCGTCACGCTGCTCGAGTGCCACGCCACGGGCACGGCCAGGGGCGACGCTGCCGAAGTCCGCTCGTCCGCGTACGTCTTCTCAGAAGCATCAGACCTCGTCATCGGGGCGGTGAAGGCGAACATCGGTCATGCCATGACAGCGGCCGGGGCCGTTGGAATCCTGAAGGTGCTCGGCGCGATCGAGCACGGCATCCGGCCTGCGATGGCAGGCCGGCAGGACGAGCGGATCAATGACCTGCAGGGCTCTCGGCTGCGCTCGCCGGAACGCAACGAGCCGTGGAACGGCGTCCGGCGTGCGGCCGTGAGCGCGTTCGGCTTCGGCGGCAACAACGCGCACGTCATCATCGACGCGCCCGAACTGGCCCCCATTCCGGCACCACGGCGGCGGTGCGAGCCGCGCGAGGTCGCCGTCGTCGCGAAGCAGACGGCATCAGGGCTCGGCGAACCTGCCACCTTCGAGCTCGAAGGCCTCCGCATTCCGCCGTCAGATCTCAAGGCCGCGCTCGCCCGCCACGTCCTCATCTTCGAGACTGCTCGTGCGGCCGCACAGGGGATCGATCTTCTAGCGGAGCGCACGCAGGTCCTCGTCACAACAGGCTGCGATCCAGCGATCCGACGCTACACCGAGGGCCTGCGTCGGCCGGATGCGACCGTGATGACCAGCGCGCAGGTCGTCGGGTTTCTGACGAACATGACGGCCAATCGGATCAGCTCGCAGCTTGGTCTGTCCGGCGCGAGCTTCGCCACCGACGCCGACGTGCTCGCGCTGGCCGCACGCGCGATCTCCACCGGCGAGGCCGACGCGGCACTGGTGGGCAGCGTCGACGACGCGGCTGCCGTGCTGGTGCTCAAGCGCCTCGATCACGCGCGCCGCGACGGCGATCCGATCCTGGCCGTCCTCCATGAACCGTCGATCTGGCACGTGTTCTCGGGCGAGGATCGGGCCGGAGTGCTCGCAGCACTCGACAACGGACAGGAGTCGCGCGGCGGCCCGGCCCGGCTCGTCATCGTCGCCGCGGACGGACAACTGCCGGAGCGCGCGCGGCAGGCACGACGCTGGCTGCTCGGCCAGGCACCGAAGCCGCGCTGGGCGGCGTACCGGGACGAGCCTCTGCCGGGCCGGATCGCGGCCGTCTATCCCGGTGGTGCCGCGGCATACGTCGGCATGGGTGCGCAGCTCGGGCTCGTCTTCCCGGAGCACGTCGCAGACCTCGTACGTCGCTGCCCGCAGATCGTCGACGTGGCCGGCTGGGTGAACGAAGGGGGGCAGCGGCCGAGCGACACCATCAGCTGCGTCTGGGGCGCGGCATACTTCGCCCACCTTCACACGGCGATCACCCGTGATGTCCTCGGCATCGGGTTTGAAGCGGCGCTCGGCTACTCCTCCGGCGAGAGCACCGCGCTGACCGCTCTCGGCGCGTGGCAAGATCTTGACGGACTCGTCAGGGACCTGCGAGCCTCGCCGCTCTTCACGCGTGATCTCGCCGGCTCGTACGACGCGGTACCCGGCCGAGCTTGGAAGACCTATCTCGTGACGCTGCCCGCGGAGGCCCTGACCGAGGCCGCGCGCGGCGAGGCCGGCGTCTACTTGATGGCCGTCAACTCTCCGGGCTCCTGCACTTTCGGTGGTGATCCCTCTGCCTGCGAAAGAGTTTCTGCTCGCCTCGGCGCGGGCCATGTCTTCCCCCTCGACTACGACCTCGCCATCCATGCCCCCGTGGTGGAGGCAGTGCGCGACCAGTGGTACCGGCTTCACCTGCGTCCGACCACTCCCGTGCCCGGCATCAGCTTCTACGGCTGTGCTGCGGCCAGCATGTACGAGCTCGATGACGCCGGCGCTGCGACAGCGAATACGGCGCAGGCCGTCGGCACGCTCGACTTCCGCGGCACCGTCGAGAATGCATGGGCGGATGGCGTCCGGATCTTCATCGAGCACGGGCCGTCCGGAGGCTGCACGGAGTGGATCGCCCAGACGCTCGGCGACCGGGAGTTCCTGGCCGTGTCGCTGGACGGCCCCGGTACGTCAGACATCGACAACCTCGGCAACGCCGTCGCCGCGCTGATCGCGGCCGGCGTCGACGTGGATGACGCTCGGCTCGAGACCCGACTGCGAGAGGCGAGAACGCAGAAGGCCATCGAACCCGTACGCGGCCTCAACCCGCTGCACGAGCACCACGAGCTGGTCACCGGCCGACATCGCGACTTCATCCGCCTCCTGATCGAGCGCCATGCCGGCTTCCTCGCCCAACGCGAGAAGATCAGCGCCCTGCTGAGTCCGACAGTGCTCTTCGATCGAGCCGATCTGGAGTACCTCGCCGTGGGAGCCGTCTCGAAGCTCTTCGGGCCCACCTTCGCAGCTCAGGACGGGTACGCGCGGCAGACCCGGATGCCCGCGCCGCCGATGCTGCTGGCCGACCGCGTACTGCGTATCGACGCCGTGCCCGCGTCGATAGGGGCTGGCACGATCCAGACCCAGACCGACGTGCGGGCGGACAGTTGGTACCTCGATCCGTGTGGCCGCATGCCCGCCGGGCTGCTGGTCGAGGCCGGGCAGGCAGACCTGCTCCTGATCAGCTGGCTCGGCGCGGATCTGCTCAACCGAGGCGAACGCGTCTACCGGCTGCTCGGCTGTGAGATCACCTACCACGCAAGCCCGCCGCACCCCGGCGAAACGCTGACGTTCGACATCTCCATCGACGACCACGCCGAGCACGGCGGCGTACGGCTGTTCCTCTTCCACTACGACTGCCACGTGGACGGCGACCCGCGGCTGAGCGTGCGCAACGGCCAGGCCGGCTTCTTCACCGACGCCGAACTGCGAGAGACACGCGGTGTGGTCTGGGACCGCCCGGCCCTCCCGGAGCCCACCGCGCTGCGCCGCTTCGACCGCGAGCAGATCCGCGCGTTCGCGGAGGGCCGCTTGGGCGACGAGGTTGGCGCGCACGTGCGGACGCCGCGTCCGGCCGGGCCGGAGTTCCTGCTCTTCGACGAAGTCGAAGCCTTCGACGTGGACGGCGCATACGTGCGCGCAACGCTTGCCATCCGCCCGGACAGCTGGTTCTTCGAGGGCCACTTCGTCGGTGATCCGTGCATGCCGGGCACGCTCATGCTGGACGGCGCCTTCCAGCTGATGGCCTTCCACCTCAGCGCTTCCGGCTGCACGGCCGGTCGCGACGGCTGGCGCTTCGAACCCGTCCCCGAGCACACGTGCCGGATCTCCTGCCGTGCTCAGGTGATTCCAGAAAGCAAGACTCTGACGTATGAACTCTTCGTCAAGGGCTTCGAACAGGGTGAGCAGAATTACCCGACCCTCGTCGCCGACGTGCTGTGCTCGGTCGACGGGGTCAAAGCCTTCCTCGCCGAAGGACTGGCCGTGCGCCTCGTGCCGGACTGGCCGCTCGACCAATGGCGCTGGCTGGGGGGCTTGGCCGACCACGTCGAGCCCAAGCCGGCCGTCTTCGGCCTCGAGTCCCTGCTCGCCTGCGCGTGGGGACGGCCGAGCGAGATGATGGGGTCTGTCCTGGCGCCGATGGATGACGGGCGCCGCGTCGCGCGACTGCCCGGGCCGCCGTACCACTTCATGAGCCGGATCGTGGAACTCGGCGCAGGCACGCTCGTCGCAGAGTACGACGTCCCTGCGGCCGCATGGTTCTGGGACGAGGGCGGCGGCACGACCATGCCGCTGTGCGTGCTGCTCGAAGTGGCCCTTCAGCCCTGCGGCTGGCTGGCGCTGTACACCGGCGACATCCCGAACGCCCCGTCCGAGCTGCTGTTCCGCAACCTCGGCGGGCAGGGCACCTTCGGCGACGTCCGCCGGGACACGCGGGTGCTGCGCACCGAGATCCGGCTGCTCGAGATCTCGAAGACAGGAGCCATGATCATCGACGCGTTCGACGTTCGCGTCTGGGCGGACGAGCGTCTCGTGGCCGACCTGCGCAGCGACTTCGGCTTCTTCCCGCCGGCGGCGTTCGCCGACCAGCCTGGTCTGCCCGGGCCGATCTGGGGCGATACGCAGGCCCCTGCGATCGCCGTCCGCGAGAACCTCGGGCCCATGCTCTCGCTGATCGACCGGATCACCGGGTACTGGCCGAACGAGCGCAGGATCCGCGCCGAGAAGGACATCGCGCCCGAGGACTGGTACTTCCGCTCGCACTTCTTCCAGGATCCGGTGCAGCCGGGTTCGCTCGGCATCGAGGCGATGCTGCAGCTCCTCCAATGCTTCATGATGCACAGTGGCCTCGCCGCGCCGGATGCCGTCTTCGAGCCCTCCCTCGCGCCGCAGACGGTGACGTGGAAGTACCGCGGCCAGGTCGTGCCGCACGATCGGGTCACCGTCATCGAGGTCGAAGTCACGCAGGCCCGGCCGGGCTACGCGGTGGCCGACGCGTGGCTGTCGGTCGGCGGCCGGACCATCTACCACGCCACCGGGCTGGGTTTGCGCGCCGACGCGTCGGGCGCCTTCGATGAACTACTCGACCCGGCCATCGAGCCCTGGGTCGCGGACCACCGGCCCACCTGGACGTTGCCGGCGCTGCCGATGATGAGCGTCGTCGACCGGCTCGCCGCGGCCGCGGGCCATTCGATCGCAGGGTTGCGCGATATCCGCCTCACGCGCTGGATCATGCTCGACAAGCCGGTCCAGCTGCGAGGACGCGCGTCGGCGGGCATCGTCGAGCTCGAACACGACGGCGAGGTGGTCGCCTCCGCGGTCATCGCCGACGTCGTCCAGCCGCCCGACCGACCCGCCCGGCTCGCGGACCCCGTACCAACCGAACTGCCCTATCCGCGCGGAGCCGTCTTCCACGGCTCGGCCTTCCACTACCTCACTGCTCTCACGGTCGGCTCGAACGGCGCTTCAGGCACCCTGGACGCCGCGCGCGGCTCCGTCCCGCGCGGGCGGCTGCATCAGGGGTTGCTCGACGCGACTCTCCACGCGATCCCGCACGACGAGCTGTGGCGCTGGTCGGACCGCATCCGGCCGGGACACGTCGGATATCCGTACCGACTGCCGCGAATGGACTTCTTCGGCGACCTGCCCTCGACCGGCGAGTTGAGGGTGGAAGCCCGCTTCGCAGGCTTCGATGCCGATCTGGAGATCCTGCCGACCTTTGACGTCCAGGTGTTCGACGGCGAGCGACTGTTGCTCGCCTACCGCCTCGTCGAGGTGCTCGTGCCCCTCGGCCCGCTGGCCGGGCTCGGTTCCCGGGAACGCGCGGCGTTCCTTCGCGACCGGGAGTACGTGCCCGGCGCCGGCTTGTCCACGTGCGAAGACGGCGTGACGCGGCTGCGCCTCGAGGACGTCGAAGCCCTCGAATGGTTCCCCGGCACCGTCGCAGCTCTCTACAACCTCCCCTCCGGCACCGACCGGCTCGCCGAGGTGGCCGTGCGCGACCACATCGCCCGCCTCGCCGAAGTGCACCCGAGCGGGTTGCTCGTGACGATGACGGTAGACCTCGCCACGGTCACGGCCGTCGGCCGCCCGGGCGAGGTCTACCGCGTCGTGCTCGTGCGCACGGAAGGTGCGATCGAGGTGCGCGAGGCCGTCACTTCCGCCGCGTCATCGAGATGAACCGCGGACGCGGGTCCTCCGGCGAGTTGCGGTGCAGGATGTCCGAGAGCGTCCTGGTCCGCTGCACGGTCAGCAGGCCGAGCGGGGTGAAGGTCTTCATGTTGAGCACCCGCGGCGCGAGCAGCGGGTTGGTCAGCGCCTGGGAGAACGCGTCGATCGCGATGATCTTCGTCAGCAGCGGGCCGAGGATGGTGTCCGGCGAGCCGGGCTGTTCGGCGAAGATGCCGACGTACAGATCGATGTCGTCGACGCTGTGATAGCGGGCCCGCAGGCCGTCGCGCACCTTCGGGTCGTCAGAGATCTGATTGAAACTTCGGACCGGTGGGAACTTCAGGTGCCTGCGGTAGTCGTTGTACGAGGCGATCTGCAGCGCCCGGGAGTCGTTGACGCTGTCGACGTCCACATACAGCAGTTCCGGCTCGGTGTTGAACAGCCCGATCCGGCCGGCCGTCTGCCGCGAGGCGTCCTCCATCAGCTGGCCGAGCCCGTACTCGGCCAGCAGCGGGCCGTTGACCATGGTCTCGGCCAGGGACAACTCGGTGCTCCCCGCCTTCAGTGTCGGCGGGATCAGGCTGTGCCAGCGGTAGACCAGGCTGAACTCGAACGACGCCCAGTTCTCCCGGTGCCACGGCGCCCGGGCCAGCCGGGTGCTGAGCGAGGGGTCGAGGGTGAAGTGGAAGTGGTACGGCGTGATGTGGTTGATGTACTCCTCGAGCACGATCCGGCACACCATCAGCGTCAGGATGTTGCGAGCGGTCTGGAACAGCCGCTCGTCGTCCCAGTCCGGGTACTCCCGGGCCAGCTCCCCGGCCAGCCGGTTGTGCTCGCGCAGGAACAGCACCGTCAGCATCGTGAACCCCACCTGCAGGTTCGATCGGTCCCCGCCGAGCGCGAACAGCCGCGTGCGCCACTGCAGCGGCATCTGCTCGAACCGCACCACGGCGAGCTCGGCGAACTCGGGCTTCTTCTGTCCGTTCTCGTCGCACAGGTACGGCGGGAACTCGCCGCCGTTGAGCTGCTGGCTCTTGAGCCGGCCGCCCTCGTGCGCGCGCAGGATGCCGGCGGTCCGCTCGTCCACGCCGTAGAGCTGGTTGAGGTCGATCTGGTGGTTGGAGGTGTTGCGGCGCGGGTCGCGCGGCGTGCCGGTGTCCCCGCGCAGGAACCCGTCGGTGAACCACTGGGCGAAGTAGGCGAACAGCACGGTGGATCGCCGGCACGGGATCATGTCGGGGCCGCGGCGGAACAGCTCCGCCGCCTCCTCGGCCGAGGGCAGCCGGTCCGGGTCCACCCGGCTCGGGGGCAGGTGCCGGCCGTTGTAGCTGCGGTCGGTCAGCGAGTGCCACGACGTGTACGGGGCCATCGTGGAGAGCGGCTCGGGCCGCGCGGGCATCTCCCGCACGGCGTGGTCGATCAGCGCCGCGTTGAGCCAGTGCCGCAGCGGCGGGACCATCTGCACGGCGTCCCAGATCGGGCCGCCGTTGGTGAGCGCGAGGAAGCGCAGCCGGTTGTTCGCTCCGTCGGTGGCGATCGATCGAGCCCTCATGGCCCTCCTACCCAAGCTGCAGCCGGTAACGGTCGGGGAAGATGGCGTCGAAGACGATGTCCTCGTCCGGGATCGGCGCCGCGCCGCGCCGCAGCAGCCGGCGCACCGCCTCCGGGATGATCACCTGGGCGAGGTGCACGCCGAGGCAGTCATGGTGGTGGCCGGTGCCGAAGTGCAGGTGGTGGTACTGCGGGCGGTTGAGCCGGAACTGCTCTGGTTCGGGCACCGCCTCCTCGTCGTTCATCGCGGAGGCGAGCGCGCACAACACCACGCTACCCGCCGTGACGACGGTCGCGTGGGAGGTTCCCGCAGCCAGTAGGTAATCGTGTTCGCACAGCCGCGGGGGCATGAGCCGGAAGAAGGTGTCCAGACGCAGCGCCTCCCAGACGTACGGGTCGAACTCCGCCGCGTCCGCCTCACGAGCCGCCCTGGTCGCGGCCGCGTGCTGTTCGGGCCGCAGCATCAGCTGTCGGGTCGCCAGCGCCATGGCGGCCGGGGCGCTTTCGACGAAGCCGAGGGAGAGGCCGGCCGCGTTCACGGCGATCCGCTCGTCGTCGAAGCCGTGAGCGGGTATCGGCGCGCTGGCGAGGCGGCCGAAGACGTCGTCGTGGCCTTCGGCCTCCGGGCCGCTTTCCGTCGGCCCCGCGCGCCGGCGGCCGGGACCGGCAGGCAGCAGCGCGCGACGCCGGGCCAGCTCCGCCCGCAGGTAGTCCATCAGCTCCGCGCCGGACGCCACCGCAGCGGCGTGCAACGCCTGGTCGGCCAGCGGATTCGCGTAGCAGTCCTTGATGATGTCGCGCACCCAGTGGGCCAGGGTCGCCGACTCCAGGCCGCGATAGCCGAAGTAGTCCTCGCATACGCGCAGCGCCACCGGCTGGAACAGGTCGCCGACGACGTCGAGCGGCGACGATGCGGCGTCCAGGCACTCGTCCGCGTAACGGCCGGCCAGGGCCCGCACGACCGGGACGTCGCGCCGGTCGAGCATCACCTGCATCAGGCCACGCTCACGCCAGTTGAGCGCCGTCGCGTCCCGGGAGAGCATGAAACCGCTGCCCAGCGCCGCGTCGAGCTGCGGGCTGGTCGGCCGGACGGTGAAGACCTTCTCGCGTCCGAGCACCTCGTGGACGTCGGCGAACTTGGTGACGAGCGTGTAGGCGGGGGTGACGAAGATCGGGCAGTCGGCCCGGAGCTCGGCGAACAGGCCGCGCCAGTCGCCGCGGATCCAGCCCGCCACCATCGCGGCCGCCTTCATCGGATCGTGTGAAGCGACGCGCTGGTACTTCGTCAGGTATTCGCTCACGGATTCATTCAAGTCCGGCAGGTCTGCCGATGAAATCGTCCTTTGGATCTGTGCAATTCGGCCTAGGCCAGGTTTCCTATGGGCTGGGGTGATCGCACCGCCCGACAATGTCGCCGTGAGCGCCGAACTGTTGGCAGCGGTGAGTTCCACGGACCGGACGTCGGAGGATCAGGGACCTGTTTTCGAAGGGGCGCGGATGCTCGGCCTGATCGGCCGGATCCGCGAGCCCTTGTTCGTCGTGCGCGTGCCGACCCGGAGCCGGCCGGGCCTGGCCGCGACGCCCGGCGCGGGGGAGTGCCGCATGGTGGCGCAGCTGCCGCCGCTGCGCCCGGAGTCGCTGGGGGACGAGTCGTTCTGCGCCGCGCACGGGACCCGTTTTCCGTACGTGGCCGGCGAGATGGCCAACGGCATCGCCACGGTCGAGCTCGTCGCCGCCATGGCCCGGGCCGAGATGCTCGGATTCTTCGGCGCCGCCGGGCTTTCCGTCTCCCGGGTGGAGCAGGAGATCACGCGGCTCGCCGCGTCGCTCGGAGGCCGGCGCAACTGGGGCGTCAACCTCATCCATTCGCCCGCGGAGCCGCGCACCGAGGCCGACGTGGCCGATCTGCTGGCCGACCGGCGCGTGCCAGCGGTCTCGGCGTCCGCGTTCATGGAACTGACGCCGCCGATCGTGCACGTCGCCGCGCACGGGTTGACCCAGGGCTCTGATGGCCGGGTGCGTCGGGCCGCCCGGATCTTCGCCAAGGTCTCGCGGCCCGAGGTGGCCGCCGCGTTCATGGCGCCGCCGCCTGCCGCGATCCTGCGCGAGCTGGTCGACCAGGGCCGGCTGACCGTGCAGGAGGCGGCCCTGGCGGCGCGGGTGCCCGTGGCCGAGGACG
This genomic window from Actinospica robiniae DSM 44927 contains:
- a CDS encoding peroxidase family protein, translated to MRARSIATDGANNRLRFLALTNGGPIWDAVQMVPPLRHWLNAALIDHAVREMPARPEPLSTMAPYTSWHSLTDRSYNGRHLPPSRVDPDRLPSAEEAAELFRRGPDMIPCRRSTVLFAYFAQWFTDGFLRGDTGTPRDPRRNTSNHQIDLNQLYGVDERTAGILRAHEGGRLKSQQLNGGEFPPYLCDENGQKKPEFAELAVVRFEQMPLQWRTRLFALGGDRSNLQVGFTMLTVLFLREHNRLAGELAREYPDWDDERLFQTARNILTLMVCRIVLEEYINHITPYHFHFTLDPSLSTRLARAPWHRENWASFEFSLVYRWHSLIPPTLKAGSTELSLAETMVNGPLLAEYGLGQLMEDASRQTAGRIGLFNTEPELLYVDVDSVNDSRALQIASYNDYRRHLKFPPVRSFNQISDDPKVRDGLRARYHSVDDIDLYVGIFAEQPGSPDTILGPLLTKIIAIDAFSQALTNPLLAPRVLNMKTFTPLGLLTVQRTRTLSDILHRNSPEDPRPRFISMTRRK
- a CDS encoding cytochrome P450, yielding MSEYLTKYQRVASHDPMKAAAMVAGWIRGDWRGLFAELRADCPIFVTPAYTLVTKFADVHEVLGREKVFTVRPTSPQLDAALGSGFMLSRDATALNWRERGLMQVMLDRRDVPVVRALAGRYADECLDAASSPLDVVGDLFQPVALRVCEDYFGYRGLESATLAHWVRDIIKDCYANPLADQALHAAAVASGAELMDYLRAELARRRALLPAGPGRRRAGPTESGPEAEGHDDVFGRLASAPIPAHGFDDERIAVNAAGLSLGFVESAPAAMALATRQLMLRPEQHAAATRAAREADAAEFDPYVWEALRLDTFFRLMPPRLCEHDYLLAAGTSHATVVTAGSVVLCALASAMNDEEAVPEPEQFRLNRPQYHHLHFGTGHHHDCLGVHLAQVIIPEAVRRLLRRGAAPIPDEDIVFDAIFPDRYRLQLG